In Zingiber officinale cultivar Zhangliang chromosome 3A, Zo_v1.1, whole genome shotgun sequence, the DNA window GTTCAAAAACCTTATATGCAGTTTGGGCACTACTCAGGCCTTATGGCACAGCTTGGCCTATGCTCAAATCTTACATCACAGTTTGATTTACCTCACCATATCTCCAATTATCAACCAAACTGACTATAGCGATTTCACCTTCATGCCACTCAACTTTAAAGACAGACCAATTTTATCACCTGCACCAAACTGCTCAACGTCAAGAGGGAGGGGGTGTAGTTAGCTCTGACTTGACTCAGATGATATAGGATGGTTTTTCAAGCTAAGTACTTCTTCCTTAGAATCATAGCAAGTCCATGACTCTTAGGTGTTTTCTTTTTGAATCTGCTTCTCAATGGCTTGTTACAACATTTTGCGAAATTAGTTTAAGGTTGAGGAAGGTATTCCAGTTTCCATTCACAATTGGAAgagacttttttttttctcataggATGAGCTTTTGTATTTTCCTATTAGATGAATATTAAATGAAAATTGTCAACAACACATGTTGACCAAATTGCAAACTGATGTTCAATGCCTATACTTGTACAGAGTGTTGTTCTTAATTTATGGTCTTGGAGAATATTCAACACAATTATGAATTTGGCATTCTGTATATGGACATATACTCTCTAAACTCACACATGCAGGAAGATTTGTACTTGTTTTATGGGTTCATTTTGAACTTTCTAAGTTTTATGATATCACACTTGTTCCTCTTGAATGGGTAGAGTACACTAATCTGAGGCAATTGACACCATTTTAGCTGATTATGTAAAGTCGCATTGGACTTTTCCTTGTTATCCAAGTCCATCCATTCTGCACTTTCACCATCCTCATCTTCTTGTCATCTCAAAAACTCTTCCTAAGGCTTGGTTCGGGTTCCACACCTTTGCATTTTCGTTGGAGGTTATCATTGAATTCATGACATGTGGCATCATCCCTGACATCAACTAGAGTTAATTGTCCTTACCTTCTCGTTCATCTCTCAAGTTTATGGATTGGTGCAATGTTAAATTTTCAATTCCATAGCATTTGCTTCATTGTGAGTGAAAATGTAGTCATCCCTCTTTTACATGAACTCTAAAATTGGGGAAAAAAAATCTTTGAGGCACCTTTGATAAAGGCTAAATGAATAGTAGAAATTTCACTTCATGCTCAATGTGTTCGCACAAACGTTGCATATTTTATTTGGTGAAATTCACTTTATATGTGTGGTATATTGGTGCAATGATGCTCTCAAGACGTTAATTTCGATCGGGTTGTTTTGTTGTGTTTAGAAAAGTATTTAAGTGAGGGTTGGCCAATGTTTCTGGTGTTTGCATCAAGTGTGAAGAATTTAGAATAGGGCACATAAGAGCTTTGTGACTCACATAGTTGAATTGGATGGTTGTTAGTTCAATGGCTTGAAGGTTTGACAAGGATTTGGATTTTGAAGCCAAGGGGAGAATGATGGCAcatgaagcaagcttggagggcTTAGTGCATTCGAGGTATTAGAGTCTTGGCATGAGGTGTTCCATGGTGAACCCAGAAGGTGGGCAAAGAAGGACAACATGTGAAGCAATCATGTAGAACTTGGTATATCTGAGGGGTTGAGGGCATCACACGAGGTGAACTCGAGGACaataaaaagaaaatgttgaagaCTTGAGGCATGAAAGTTGTGAGACATTACAAGTGATGTGGAATCTTGAGCTTTTGCTTTTGAACAATATCATTAGAAATGATTTGTGTAGCTAGGTTGGGGTAGGTTGCCTATTTGCTCGGTTAAAGCCTTTGACTGAGGACAACTTCACGCTAGAATTTGAGTCATCTATGAAGATTTGTGAGCAGTTAAGGCTCCTTGAATAGGTTAAAGGCATGAGCAGCTTTGGGTTTCCATGTGAATGGTTTGAATGCAACATCAATTTTAAGAGCGCTTGATGTTACCATGGTCCTCGATGAACTTCAGTAACAACCTACCAATGTTTGAATCTCCCAAGCAGGTTGGGATGGCTTGTTGTGGCAACACTATCTGGATCTTGGAAGTGTCAATAACAATTTCTTTAATTGAAGGGATATGTCCCTTGCATGTTTTGTCGAAAGGTAACATTTTTAGATTTGTATAGGCAGAGGCaattctttcctaggaataggatgTAGATTATACAGATATCTAAAAGATGTTTTCCCTACTCTCTTGTAcaccaagatgtcttttaaaatatCAATACTTGTAATTGATACTTGGAAGATGTAGTTCATAAATGATAATGGACATTGGTGAGTCTCACTGGcattgttagtattagctctagtaccaattatgagatgattgaaaaggactccttttgtatcatattccattattaataaaagagaaagttggttattatatttatttcaattcagtgtcgaatgaataagtataataatatcctagagtaggaggttctaatctacaacatatcaattggttgaattaataatgagatattatagatatacataaaacaccactcttaactattcctagtcaaacattaatatataaggacaatattatgcgctaagactagcatgtaggtcaacgatgacttaatctcacaaatcatggatatgagatattaggttgacacataggtatatattaaagaatatatattgcatgacccatcatgagaatgtttcatggatcgttatatgaatgtcataaacattctcatgtgactattggtatgaatagtctttagacTTAAAGTCATTaagattccctacataaggagttgtgtactttggtatcgtcaaacgtcacctgtaataaggtggactataaagtcgatcactgggtatgtaatgagtTATGccgaaggatgtgagtgatgtagatgagatctatcgctttcatatgacagaagtgatatctgcgggccccttgattagtagggcataaaatgcatgaccatgctcaaataaatcaatatgatatattgaacttatttgttttgagtgtgtttacttagagatcaagaaacacaaagattgataagaggatgacacggtctatgtctcattgatcaatttagatatcaaggatagaaggatcaaatcatacaagataatagatacGGAAAGATCATGTCGGATTTCGACATTCTcgccacttgggtagcaatgatgccttgttagatgtcactcattgtttatgtatctaaatgttgatttggatacattgccaacgttacgagaacttattgggtcacacacaaagaactagttgatttggagatgtgttcatatgatggattattggattaaatctaatccgagttagactcattgagttagactcaattggatctaattattggattgagtgtaattcgaattagattcatagagtcaatttggattgatgttcatggagtcaattggattgataaggttcaatgagttagactcattgagtgaactcgagttcatcaaggaagatgaatggtcaattttgaaccattggattgaatgaccaattttgaaccattagattgaaGAGAGGAAGACCAAAGACAAAAccccttggtattcattagatggatataaatatgatttatgaatGAAATTTTCATAAGGTGAAAACTTGTTGTGTCTATTGagattcctcctcttcttcttccttatcttggccgaaccacctctCTTGTCTACTAGCACAACCTTAGTTTCcctctccactttgtgagtttgtgagacaaacgaaagcTTGCTCgtatggataccgtagaggcacggACACGTGATCGTACTGAGATCCTGTCGGGAGATCGAGTGCATGCACTAAAGGTATAACCCTCTaatcaaacttagtatatgatagttttttcttcgcatggatcttctggagaggatctagtaAAATTTTCGCTGTGCTTTTCGCGTGTTTAGTGCACTAGATCCCTACAGGCATGACCTGAAATCCAAATTTTGGTTATATTAAACTTCATATCTTTACTATTTTTCCCCACTTTGTAGTTGAGTATGAGATAAATTATATTTGCTTGTTTGCTCTTATTTGCAAATCAGATATACAATGTGTGCCTCAAATTCTGAACGCTAACATAACCACAATGGATCTTACTGTAGGTGGCCAAGCGTTTGGATAAGTTTAAGACAACTATCTTCACTCAGATGAGCATGCTTGCGGTTAAACATGGAGCCATTAACTTAGGCCAGGGTTTCCCAAATTTTGACGGGCCTGATTTTGTCAAGGAAGCTGCCATTCAAGCTATAAGGGATGGGAAGAATCAATATGCAAGGGGTTGTGGTGTACCTGATCTTAATTCCGCCATCGTGGACAGGTTCCACAAGGACACTGGTCTACATATAGATCCTGAGAAGGAAGTGACCGTGACATCTGGGTGCACTGAAGCAATTGCTGCGACCATGTTAGGTTTGATCAATCCTGGCGATGAAGTGATTCTCTTTGCCCCATTTTACGATTCCTATGAAGCAACTCTTTCTATGGCTGATGCAAAAATAAAGGTTATTACTCTTCGCCCTCCTGATTTCGCAGTCTCAGTTGATGAGCTCAAGTCTGCAGTCTCAAAGAACACACGTGCAATACTGATAAACACACCTCATAATCCAACtggaaaaatgttcaccagagcAGAACTAGAACAGATTGCCTCTCTCTGCATAGAAAACGATGTTTTAGTGTTTGCTGATGAGGTTTATGATAAATTAGCATTTGAAGCTGAGCATATCTCGATAGCTTCCCTTCCTGGTATGTATGAAAGGACTGTGACTATGAACTCTCTAGGGAAGACATTCTCCTTGACAGGATGGAAAATTGGATGGGCTATAGCACCGCCACATTTGACATGGGGCTTGAGGCAAGCACACTCATTTCTAACATTTTCCACTTCGACACCGATGCAATGGGCTGCTTCAGTAGCTCTGAGGGCACCTGATACCTACTACGAGGAGTTGAAGAGGGACTACTTGGCAAAGAAAGCTATACTAGTGGAGGGACTAAAAGCTGCAGGTTTCATAGTGTATCCATCAAGTGGAACCTACTTTGTTATGGTAGATCACACGCCTTTTGGGTGTGAAAATGACATCGACTTTTGCGAGTACCTAATTAAGGAAGTTGGTGTGGTAGCGATTCCAACCAGTGTATTCTATCTCAACCCTGAGGAAGGGAAGAATTTGGTCAGATTCACCTTCTGCAAGGATGAGGAGACGCTGAGGGCGGCAGTTGAGAGGATGAAGGAAAGGCTTCACAAGAGCTGAAAAGCATAGCATCTTTAAGCTTCTATGATGCGCTCTCTACTCAAATTCTCATAGTTTAAGAGGGGCATTACCTCAATTTATAGAAGTATTTATCTTCACTAGTTTTTTTATGAACTGTCAAAATGAAGCTCAAGTCTTAAGCTATCAAACATTTCGCCTTGCCGGTGGATTTGATATTCAAAGGCTGGTCGACCCTTATTCTAATTGGTTCTCATATTGAGGAGAAAAGTGTGGTGACTTGATAATGCGCTTAACATATCTTTGTtaaaaataatatgtttattttgcTTACTCTAATGTTAATACAAATGGAAATTCCAATCCTGGGTAATGGACGATCTGTAACCTGTTTAACACCTGTCATTTCTTTCGCAAAAGTTTGTTTATCTAGGTCAATTTTAAATTATTGACCCTAGCAATATGAATAACATTTATTAACAAGGAGATTGAATTTCTAGATTGTGAAAAAGTAAAAAGGGGCTGCTTTGTTTTTTAATTACAGAATTGTCCTTCACAATATTATTTTCATCATTATTTCCCCTTTATATTTTCGATCTAAATCGTGAACCGTGAATGTTGTAATTATTACAAAATTATATCTATTACATAATTATCATACTACTAGTTATAACAGCTATTATTTCATAATGATAGATAAACATAGTTAAATCCACATTATAAATTGGCCATGTAGAtaaagtaagttttttttttaaatatatttacattcaAACAAACTCAGCATTAGCAAAATTCCACAAAATAAAAGTGAAAAAACTGAACAGAATCGATCATATACAGACGTAGagttataaagaaaaaaaaactcaaaaaattCATCAATCAAGTTATCACAGCTATAAAATCATAATGGCTACCACATATATAACAATTATACTTTTATAACTGTTACAATGTGCTTAACGTATTAGGGACAAATTGAGTAATTATACAGGGGGTTGAATAGTGAAATAAGATGTCTTTtgattaaaaagaaaataaaatgggaTGCCCGTTTCATGAtttagaaaaaaaagggaaaCCTACTTAAATTTTGCCCGAAAAAAGTTTAGACATTTAAAAATTGCTGTTAATACATTAATAAATTCTTGTAAACGAACCAcgataaaatattttctaactctGTGAAGCCGACAATGAAGTGCCTTACGTACTCTCTTTTTTCCCTTCCATTCTtcatggataattatttaattcaTTGTTCATTCCATTTCAAAAACCAAGATTCTTCATCTGCATGAACAAAAGCCTACTGGGAACTATTCTTGCAATAAACCAAAAGAAATTataagaacaaaaaaaaatcaattctaaAGCCAAAAAGACACCCTTTATCTAACTTAAATCTACCACTCCAACTTTTACCATTTCACTGCTGGTTTCATTCCAGGAGAGACGAGGAGCATGCCATAAGACCTCAGATAGAAGATTAGTCCAAATTCTCTAAATCATTCTGAGAGCTTGAAGGACAAAATTGAACACAAATCCTCCTCACCACCAGCTAATCAACGACCGAATTCCAAGTGGAAATCTAGCTGATGGAAATCTTCAGTCGTCGCTGGGACTCGTACTGCAAAAGGGAATGGAATCATGGAGCAATATAACGATAAGGATACGAGCtcataaaaaaaaagaagttacACGTACCTTGTTAAGGAAAGAATCAATTTCTTCTTGCGTCAAAGCTTCCTCCCCTGCATTTTTATCCCAACCCAGCGATTGCAAGAAGGCTTCTTCTTCTGGGTCTATGCCTCCATCTAGAAATGACTTAGTTTTTTCATTGTCAGCATAGAGCCTATCAGTCTCATCA includes these proteins:
- the LOC122051787 gene encoding probable N-succinyldiaminopimelate aminotransferase DapC; the protein is MLSSFCFCRSATRRLSYPSAARMAAVSTASEAKEPQQPSPVLVAKRLDKFKTTIFTQMSMLAVKHGAINLGQGFPNFDGPDFVKEAAIQAIRDGKNQYARGCGVPDLNSAIVDRFHKDTGLHIDPEKEVTVTSGCTEAIAATMLGLINPGDEVILFAPFYDSYEATLSMADAKIKVITLRPPDFAVSVDELKSAVSKNTRAILINTPHNPTGKMFTRAELEQIASLCIENDVLVFADEVYDKLAFEAEHISIASLPGMYERTVTMNSLGKTFSLTGWKIGWAIAPPHLTWGLRQAHSFLTFSTSTPMQWAASVALRAPDTYYEELKRDYLAKKAILVEGLKAAGFIVYPSSGTYFVMVDHTPFGCENDIDFCEYLIKEVGVVAIPTSVFYLNPEEGKNLVRFTFCKDEETLRAAVERMKERLHKS